The proteins below come from a single Corynebacterium cystitidis genomic window:
- a CDS encoding molybdopterin synthase catalytic subunit, which translates to MSTKPVQDPAYVAEQTGKVIDAFMTQQRLEDLMPAAREATMTRAMGALVTFEGVVRDHDGGQRVASLSYSCHPSADDEIRRVAQEIVDKHPNVRVWTAHRTGPIPIGEGAFLVLAAAAHRGDAFAACSELADRVKAEVPIWKEQELIDGATHWVGLD; encoded by the coding sequence ATGAGCACTAAGCCCGTGCAGGACCCGGCCTATGTTGCCGAGCAGACCGGCAAGGTCATTGACGCGTTCATGACGCAGCAGCGCCTAGAGGATCTCATGCCTGCTGCGCGCGAGGCAACAATGACGCGTGCGATGGGTGCGCTGGTTACTTTTGAGGGTGTGGTGCGCGACCATGATGGTGGCCAGCGTGTGGCTTCCTTGAGCTACAGCTGCCACCCGTCCGCAGATGATGAAATAAGGCGCGTGGCTCAAGAGATCGTCGATAAGCACCCCAACGTGCGTGTGTGGACGGCGCACCGGACCGGCCCCATCCCGATTGGCGAGGGTGCGTTTTTAGTGCTCGCGGCCGCAGCGCATCGTGGTGATGCTTTCGCGGCCTGCTCGGAGTTGGCTGATCGGGTCAAGGCTGAGGTGCCGATCTGGAAGGAGCAGGAGCTTATCGACGGTGCTACGCATTGGGTGGGGTTGGACTGA
- a CDS encoding ThiF family adenylyltransferase encodes MDTARYRRQITLTGAAAQQKLSDAHVAVIGAGGLGSPALLYLAGAGVGRITLIDDDVVDLSNLHRQVIHTTDRIGAPKVTSSAQAVAALNPDVELIPLEQRLTWDNAEEILAGVDIILDGADNFDTRHIASHAAARLGVPHVWASILGYESQLSVFWAGRGPVYEDLFPTPPAPGVVPSCAQAGVLGPVVGVTGSAMAMEALKIIMGVGEPLVGTLGYYDSLSGRWEYIPVTPDPAITEQILHQAPPRQASDTPVVDEVEAIPAGATIIDVREPAEFELFHIPGAINVPLSRILDGFTPDEVVAKEPIVVQCAGGVRSAQAVAALEQRGITGLVSLRGGIDAWHKQQST; translated from the coding sequence ATGGATACCGCGCGTTACCGCCGCCAAATCACCCTGACCGGCGCTGCTGCGCAGCAGAAACTGTCCGATGCGCATGTAGCGGTGATTGGTGCAGGTGGTCTGGGGTCCCCTGCTTTGCTGTATCTGGCAGGGGCTGGTGTGGGCAGGATTACGCTTATCGACGATGACGTGGTTGATCTGTCGAACCTGCACCGGCAGGTGATTCACACCACCGACCGGATCGGTGCCCCAAAGGTCACCTCGTCAGCTCAGGCAGTAGCAGCACTGAATCCCGATGTTGAACTTATCCCGCTCGAGCAGCGCCTGACATGGGACAACGCTGAGGAGATCTTGGCAGGTGTAGACATCATCCTCGACGGCGCCGATAACTTTGACACCCGCCACATCGCCTCCCACGCAGCGGCCCGATTGGGTGTGCCTCACGTGTGGGCCTCCATTTTGGGTTACGAGTCCCAGCTTTCAGTCTTCTGGGCCGGACGTGGCCCGGTGTACGAGGACCTCTTCCCCACCCCACCAGCCCCTGGCGTGGTGCCATCGTGTGCCCAGGCAGGTGTGCTCGGCCCGGTGGTGGGTGTGACAGGGTCCGCAATGGCGATGGAGGCGCTAAAGATCATCATGGGGGTTGGTGAGCCGCTCGTCGGCACGCTCGGCTACTACGATTCTTTGTCCGGGCGATGGGAGTACATCCCGGTCACCCCGGATCCGGCGATCACCGAGCAAATCCTCCACCAGGCACCCCCACGCCAGGCAAGCGACACCCCTGTAGTCGACGAGGTAGAGGCCATTCCCGCCGGTGCCACCATTATCGACGTGCGCGAACCTGCCGAGTTCGAGCTTTTCCATATTCCCGGCGCGATCAATGTGCCCCTCAGCCGGATCTTAGATGGTTTCACCCCCGACGAGGTTGTTGCCAAGGAGCCAATCGTCGTGCAGTGCGCCGGTGGCGTGCGCTCCGCACAAGCGGTAGCAGCCCTTGAACAACGCGGTATTACCGGTTTGGTAAGCCTGCGTGGCGGGATCGATGCCTGGCATAAACAGCAGAGCACTTAA
- a CDS encoding helicase-related protein, which translates to MTDKRPTFLTNDSARQMTVGGTLARHLNVQIAELKEPPSMDIASAYFNPGGFQALKEPLGAMSHVRLLLGAEPDNAPFVKPLHGRAQGRQRVRNRLSAQQKHAIAQHGEELRLDSNLLGFSFEADRTARELVEWLNSTNENGAPRVEVRRLTKDFLHGKAYILHSRSADAVFAGSSNFTAAGLLSNRELNLGQYDPHTHEEVTEWFNSIWEEAEPYDLASLYSARWEPHTPQTVFGRMLWELYHDELQQEKEDRDGSSLSLTRFQADGAWRARRILRELHGVIIADEVGLGKTYLAGEIINEAIVERRQKVLIIAPATLRDSTWKPFLREHNLQTDVVSFDELSNSIDTAGKTSSKLQALDDYAMVVVDEAHGLRNPSSLRAAAMRQLVEGKSPKDIVLLTATPVNNSLRDVYTLISYFVTNDAQFVSVGVPSLQKYFKTAIDLHPDELSPEYLFDVLDQVAVRRTRRFVKNHYANDTVWINGEQRPITFPDPRVLRVDYYLNATMPNLFDTVAVALGALVDDSATEAGFIEASPGEVLTMARYVPSRFSVEEQTEDEAYQQQNAGLLRSALLKRFESSSIAYRKTLETLIQGHNTFLAALAKGVVLTGSALRDWGASESDDLHEFLADGDYDEGNFQPAVRFDVDGLQQYCKADLGLLKKLHEQALELEKLEDPKIEQLVEELATIAAEADHEGRTQQERRNKRKVLVFTYYADTAEYLSDQIQQAVALDERLADFRDRILTVTGKNADNRATLIAKFAPETAGSEGDEDLYDLVITTDVLAEGMNLQQARHIINYDLPWNPMRLVQRHGRIDRIGSPHDTVYMRCFFPDEHLDAMLGLEERIHNKLKLANASFGAGKGVLPGVEGREGTFTETRTQIEKLRSEDAGLFATGGGGAALSGEDYRRQLEKMLDNSITRGLIEDLPWGSGSGFKRPGNTAGIVFCARIADHPTPWFRYLPLDPATLEPLTWIDDTGQLKPDIVRDKLSALSHADPGAKERYLDDKMVDAALSTWEIAQEDIREHWNFQADPANTRPEIPRVMHEAMGLLRDHGAELGDAQNDITNRLMAPHNSRIQRQVRDVLKSDQNNKEKVQALADVVRRNNLAPAVQPTRQPKIDAEDINLICWTAITPE; encoded by the coding sequence ATGACTGACAAGCGCCCTACTTTTCTGACAAACGACTCGGCCAGGCAGATGACGGTCGGTGGCACTCTCGCACGGCACCTCAACGTCCAAATCGCGGAACTCAAAGAACCCCCGTCCATGGACATCGCCTCCGCTTACTTCAACCCTGGAGGTTTTCAGGCGTTGAAGGAACCGCTAGGCGCAATGTCCCACGTGCGCCTGCTGCTTGGAGCTGAACCTGACAATGCCCCCTTTGTAAAACCACTGCATGGCCGGGCCCAGGGTCGCCAGCGGGTACGCAACCGTCTCTCAGCGCAGCAGAAACACGCCATCGCACAGCATGGTGAGGAACTCCGGTTGGACAGCAACCTCCTCGGGTTCTCCTTCGAGGCGGACCGCACAGCCAGGGAACTGGTGGAATGGTTGAACTCAACTAACGAGAATGGCGCGCCCCGCGTCGAAGTCCGGCGCCTGACTAAAGACTTTCTGCACGGCAAGGCCTATATTCTGCATTCTCGATCCGCAGACGCTGTCTTCGCCGGGTCATCTAATTTCACAGCAGCGGGGCTTTTGAGCAATCGCGAGCTCAATCTAGGCCAGTATGATCCTCATACCCACGAGGAAGTCACCGAATGGTTCAACTCAATCTGGGAAGAAGCAGAACCGTATGACCTAGCCTCCCTCTACTCGGCCCGCTGGGAGCCACACACACCACAGACCGTTTTTGGCCGGATGCTCTGGGAGCTTTACCACGACGAACTACAGCAAGAAAAAGAAGACCGGGATGGGTCGTCGTTAAGCCTTACCCGGTTTCAGGCAGACGGTGCTTGGCGCGCGCGACGTATCCTGCGGGAACTCCACGGCGTGATCATCGCTGACGAGGTAGGCCTTGGAAAAACGTACCTCGCTGGTGAAATTATCAATGAAGCGATAGTGGAGCGCCGCCAAAAAGTCCTCATCATCGCCCCAGCAACACTGCGTGATTCCACCTGGAAGCCCTTCCTCCGCGAACACAACCTCCAAACAGACGTGGTCTCTTTTGATGAATTATCAAACAGCATCGACACAGCTGGTAAAACTAGCTCCAAGCTTCAAGCCCTGGATGACTACGCAATGGTTGTCGTTGATGAGGCACACGGCCTTCGTAATCCCAGTTCCCTCCGCGCAGCAGCAATGCGCCAACTCGTCGAAGGTAAATCCCCCAAGGACATCGTGCTGCTTACCGCAACTCCGGTGAATAACAGCCTGCGGGACGTATACACGCTGATTTCTTACTTTGTCACCAACGATGCACAGTTCGTGTCTGTCGGTGTGCCATCGCTGCAGAAGTATTTCAAAACGGCGATCGACCTCCACCCAGACGAGCTCTCGCCTGAGTATCTCTTCGATGTCCTCGACCAAGTCGCCGTGCGACGCACAAGGCGGTTTGTGAAGAACCACTACGCCAACGACACCGTATGGATAAATGGCGAACAGCGCCCAATCACCTTCCCCGATCCGCGGGTCCTACGCGTGGATTATTACCTCAACGCGACCATGCCCAATCTTTTCGATACAGTCGCCGTTGCCTTAGGAGCACTTGTCGACGACAGCGCCACCGAAGCCGGATTCATCGAAGCGTCGCCAGGCGAAGTGCTCACCATGGCTCGTTATGTGCCCTCCCGCTTTTCTGTGGAAGAACAAACCGAAGACGAGGCATACCAACAGCAAAATGCTGGGCTGCTGCGCTCAGCCCTGCTCAAACGCTTCGAATCCTCGTCGATCGCCTACCGGAAAACACTGGAAACCCTGATCCAAGGCCATAACACGTTCCTAGCGGCACTAGCAAAGGGCGTGGTGCTCACAGGAAGCGCGCTCCGTGATTGGGGAGCAAGCGAATCCGACGATCTCCACGAATTTTTAGCAGATGGTGACTACGACGAGGGCAACTTCCAGCCCGCCGTGCGATTCGATGTCGACGGGCTACAGCAATACTGCAAAGCAGATTTAGGCTTGCTCAAGAAGCTTCACGAGCAAGCTTTGGAGCTGGAGAAGCTCGAGGACCCGAAGATAGAGCAACTCGTCGAAGAACTCGCTACTATCGCCGCCGAGGCAGACCACGAGGGCCGGACCCAACAAGAACGCAGAAACAAACGCAAAGTTCTGGTCTTCACCTACTACGCAGACACTGCTGAATACTTAAGTGATCAGATCCAGCAAGCTGTCGCGCTAGATGAGCGGTTGGCGGACTTCCGCGACAGAATCCTCACTGTCACCGGAAAGAACGCGGATAATCGTGCCACACTGATTGCAAAGTTCGCACCCGAAACTGCTGGTTCAGAAGGCGACGAAGACCTGTATGACTTGGTAATCACCACCGATGTTCTTGCTGAAGGTATGAACTTGCAGCAAGCGCGCCATATCATTAACTACGACCTTCCGTGGAACCCTATGCGGCTAGTCCAACGGCATGGCCGTATCGACCGCATCGGTTCCCCACACGACACCGTGTACATGCGTTGCTTCTTTCCCGACGAGCACCTCGATGCGATGCTTGGGTTGGAGGAAAGGATTCATAACAAACTCAAGTTGGCCAATGCGTCATTTGGTGCAGGCAAGGGTGTCCTGCCAGGCGTTGAGGGCCGTGAAGGCACTTTCACCGAAACTCGGACACAGATCGAGAAACTCCGTAGCGAAGATGCGGGACTGTTCGCCACTGGTGGCGGAGGCGCTGCCCTTTCAGGCGAAGACTACCGCCGTCAATTAGAGAAGATGCTGGATAATTCCATCACGCGCGGTCTGATCGAAGATCTTCCCTGGGGCAGTGGCTCAGGATTCAAACGCCCGGGCAATACAGCTGGCATTGTATTCTGCGCCCGAATCGCAGACCATCCCACTCCGTGGTTCCGGTACCTTCCCCTAGATCCAGCCACTCTGGAACCACTGACGTGGATAGATGATACGGGTCAACTAAAGCCCGACATCGTACGCGACAAACTTTCCGCTCTTTCCCACGCAGATCCGGGGGCGAAAGAGCGCTACCTCGACGACAAGATGGTTGATGCGGCGCTTTCAACCTGGGAAATCGCGCAGGAAGATATTCGCGAACACTGGAACTTCCAGGCAGACCCAGCAAACACTCGGCCCGAAATTCCTCGAGTGATGCATGAAGCAATGGGATTGCTACGCGACCACGGGGCAGAACTTGGCGATGCCCAAAATGACATCACCAACCGGCTTATGGCTCCTCACAACTCTCGGATCCAGCGCCAAGTGCGGGACGTGCTCAAATCTGACCAGAACAATAAAGAGAAAGTTCAAGCTCTGGCTGATGTAGTTCGTCGCAATAACCTTGCGCCCGCAGTACAACCTACCCGCCAGCCAAAAATCGATGCAGAGGATATTAACCTAATCTGTTGGACAGCGATCACTCCCGAGTAG
- a CDS encoding Eco57I restriction-modification methylase domain-containing protein encodes MRPDPSLVEDFLSEVLENNSNISETEWAFNPAAHNVDAVWASNFDLKWRFSNFQSQGPLPVEAAYAATATRPSRDNMEKLWKTLGRSAAGFLVAVLYGDEEGTKVAITGPTQTDAPVYDLSPRHAENVFAATLAQTEPNNAILRAQEMLGNLRDGHTAPALINAGLFTNHELSHGVPRRPDWEESCAKGAQYLSFEGRDLFSRLGFTLEQGPNSLTYLKADGTNRAVAALLERHERFDQQLSRFNSESPVRLAQATAREQGVAWVIVQSGKRVRLYPTQPTQPVAGGTLTDRYLQLDLAQLEPKDAGYLTLLFTPESLAPEGSADKILESSKNHAVNLIDRLKERVYADVVPGLSVGVATALRAQSQDELQHAYHRSLVILFRLIFVAYAEDEGLLPYALSASYRKVSITRLARQLTENPQAFNNPSGFELWDQMEVLWSAIDQGNPQLNVPAYNGGLFRPEGPDPQNPWSGQLRVPNSFMQPVLSALLVDESSGERGPVDFRSLDVTAFGTLYEGLLESELSIAAQDLVVSEKGKTKGVYVPAPDGTQEAAVKKGAIYFHSASGERKATGSYFTPSFAVDYLLDNALEPVLERHLAKVKAALDAGEPTEKVGEMLFDFRVIDPSMGSAHFLVAAVDRIGAAFLDFLTNNELPSVSRELETLRNQALDALDAVGISEQMQASQSSSVDISFDRILNRQVARRCIYGIDLNLMAVELARLAIWIRTFVPGLPMASLGQRLVNGNALIGIAHHEEVVEILDPNTAEDLNNPDQGTQFSFARNYIEPALTSAGNRLRKLGMASEGTIAQVKQAQEEYDAIWNELEHLRSIFDWSLAVSLDLTTNNMAGFNLEDEDFTLDSGPLEVLEGQRRLHLPLVFPEVMMRDNPGFDVVLGNPPWEKIKLEEHTWWTIRIPGLRSMSQKDKNAAIEKAKEDRPDLAHNFAEELERTDNLRDLMKKLPYPIGSGDQDLYKVFCWRDWDILRNDGRIGVVVPRAALSGAGTESWRRAVLNDGSFEDICVLVNTNEWVFEGVTGRTTVALTTVERGGGDRFRFHGPYHNLDNFEQAQARDNYPGVDVPEEDFASWSDNLTVPLVPSPEASDVFLQMRKSPTFKEAPISHDFRFVRELDTTAQKKYYDFDIENSPRDLEIWTGRSFNIWTPGTGDLYAKAWRKEIEDFLQTRRIRQIQRQDGAFSGFSPGWAQDPNTLPLAHPRIAFRDVARATDTRTFLVCLLPGDVALVEKAPYLFNRTGDPMQEALLLGVLSSRPFDWNARRVIENKVSLGILNSLPVPEMDPTGVLETRLIENSGRLAAVDDRFTEWAAAVGVGVATANDAAVKSALIAENDAIVAKLYGLTADQLKVLFHTFHIGWDYEDDLARTLEYFEALED; translated from the coding sequence ATGCGCCCAGATCCAAGTCTCGTCGAGGATTTTCTCAGCGAGGTTCTTGAGAACAACTCGAATATTTCCGAGACTGAGTGGGCGTTCAACCCCGCCGCGCACAACGTTGATGCAGTATGGGCATCCAACTTCGACCTCAAGTGGCGGTTCTCCAATTTTCAGAGCCAGGGGCCACTGCCCGTGGAGGCTGCTTATGCGGCAACCGCGACACGCCCATCTCGCGACAATATGGAGAAATTGTGGAAGACGCTTGGCCGAAGTGCCGCCGGGTTTCTTGTTGCAGTGCTTTACGGGGATGAGGAGGGCACGAAGGTGGCCATCACTGGGCCTACCCAGACTGATGCCCCTGTCTACGACCTGTCTCCTAGGCACGCTGAGAATGTCTTTGCGGCCACGCTTGCTCAAACAGAACCTAACAACGCAATCCTGCGTGCCCAGGAAATGCTGGGCAACTTGCGTGATGGGCATACGGCTCCAGCTCTAATTAACGCTGGTTTGTTCACGAACCACGAGCTGTCCCACGGCGTGCCGCGTCGGCCAGATTGGGAGGAATCCTGCGCCAAAGGGGCGCAGTATCTTTCTTTTGAGGGCCGTGATCTATTTTCCCGTCTGGGCTTTACATTGGAGCAGGGCCCTAATTCTTTAACGTATCTTAAAGCGGATGGTACGAATCGGGCTGTTGCCGCGCTGCTTGAACGGCATGAGCGCTTTGATCAGCAGCTCAGCCGTTTCAATTCGGAGTCCCCGGTAAGACTTGCCCAGGCCACCGCACGTGAGCAAGGCGTTGCGTGGGTGATTGTCCAAAGCGGCAAGCGCGTCCGACTGTACCCGACCCAGCCGACGCAACCTGTTGCCGGCGGAACCTTGACTGACCGTTATTTACAGCTTGACCTCGCGCAGCTGGAACCTAAGGATGCCGGCTACCTCACCTTGCTTTTCACCCCGGAGTCGCTTGCGCCGGAAGGCTCTGCGGACAAGATCCTGGAAAGTTCGAAGAATCATGCTGTTAATCTCATCGACCGGCTGAAGGAACGCGTTTACGCAGACGTGGTTCCTGGTTTGTCGGTAGGTGTTGCTACGGCACTTCGCGCTCAGTCGCAGGACGAATTGCAGCACGCGTACCACCGGAGTTTGGTGATCCTCTTCCGCCTCATTTTCGTCGCCTACGCCGAGGACGAAGGCCTTCTGCCCTACGCGCTCTCGGCGTCCTACCGCAAGGTGTCTATCACCCGTTTGGCCCGTCAGCTTACGGAGAACCCGCAAGCGTTCAATAATCCGTCCGGGTTCGAGTTGTGGGATCAGATGGAAGTTCTTTGGTCCGCTATCGACCAAGGCAACCCGCAACTAAATGTACCTGCGTATAACGGCGGCCTGTTCCGCCCGGAAGGCCCTGATCCACAGAACCCTTGGTCCGGTCAGCTGCGTGTTCCGAATAGTTTCATGCAGCCTGTGCTTTCGGCATTGCTTGTCGACGAATCCTCGGGGGAGCGTGGCCCTGTTGATTTCCGCAGTCTTGATGTCACCGCGTTTGGAACTCTGTACGAGGGTCTATTGGAATCTGAGCTGAGTATTGCAGCCCAGGACCTGGTTGTATCGGAGAAGGGTAAGACGAAGGGCGTGTATGTCCCGGCCCCCGATGGCACGCAGGAGGCTGCTGTGAAGAAGGGAGCGATCTACTTCCACTCCGCCTCTGGCGAGAGGAAAGCGACGGGTTCTTATTTCACCCCGAGCTTTGCTGTTGATTACCTCTTAGACAATGCCCTTGAGCCGGTGTTGGAGAGGCATCTGGCTAAGGTCAAAGCTGCGTTGGACGCGGGTGAGCCGACGGAAAAGGTCGGCGAGATGCTTTTTGACTTCCGCGTCATCGACCCTTCCATGGGCTCTGCGCATTTCCTTGTCGCAGCCGTTGACCGGATCGGTGCTGCTTTCCTCGATTTCTTAACCAACAATGAGCTTCCGTCTGTCTCTCGGGAACTGGAGACTCTACGCAATCAGGCACTCGATGCCCTCGACGCCGTTGGTATCTCCGAGCAGATGCAAGCGAGCCAATCGTCGTCGGTCGATATTAGTTTCGACCGCATTCTCAACCGCCAAGTCGCCCGGCGTTGTATCTACGGTATCGACCTCAACCTCATGGCGGTGGAGCTTGCCCGCCTTGCTATCTGGATCCGCACCTTCGTCCCTGGCCTTCCGATGGCATCACTCGGCCAGCGCCTTGTCAACGGCAACGCACTGATTGGCATTGCCCACCACGAGGAGGTCGTGGAGATCCTCGATCCCAACACCGCAGAGGATCTGAACAACCCGGATCAAGGCACGCAGTTCTCTTTCGCCCGGAATTACATCGAACCTGCACTCACATCGGCAGGCAACCGTCTGCGCAAGCTCGGGATGGCTTCCGAAGGCACGATCGCTCAGGTTAAGCAGGCTCAAGAGGAATACGACGCGATCTGGAATGAGCTGGAACACTTACGTTCAATTTTCGATTGGTCTCTCGCCGTCTCTTTGGATCTCACCACTAACAATATGGCAGGTTTTAATCTTGAGGATGAAGACTTCACCCTGGACAGTGGCCCTTTGGAAGTTTTGGAAGGCCAGAGGCGGCTGCATCTTCCGCTGGTGTTCCCTGAAGTGATGATGCGCGATAATCCCGGTTTTGATGTCGTCTTGGGTAATCCTCCGTGGGAGAAGATCAAGCTTGAAGAACATACCTGGTGGACTATCCGTATTCCTGGTTTGCGCAGCATGTCACAAAAGGACAAGAACGCTGCTATTGAGAAAGCAAAAGAGGATCGGCCTGACTTGGCCCACAATTTCGCTGAGGAGCTAGAGCGCACCGACAATTTGCGGGACTTGATGAAGAAGCTTCCCTACCCCATCGGCTCCGGCGATCAGGACCTTTACAAGGTTTTTTGCTGGAGGGATTGGGATATCCTCCGTAACGATGGTCGCATCGGGGTTGTCGTCCCCCGCGCGGCGCTGTCCGGCGCTGGCACCGAGTCGTGGCGACGAGCAGTGCTTAACGACGGCTCCTTCGAAGATATCTGCGTCTTGGTAAACACAAACGAGTGGGTCTTTGAAGGCGTAACAGGTCGCACAACGGTCGCACTCACAACTGTTGAACGTGGCGGCGGTGATCGTTTCCGATTCCACGGCCCGTACCACAACCTTGACAATTTTGAGCAGGCCCAAGCCCGGGATAACTACCCCGGTGTTGATGTCCCTGAGGAGGACTTTGCCTCGTGGTCCGACAACTTGACTGTGCCTTTGGTGCCTTCTCCTGAGGCGTCCGATGTCTTCCTGCAAATGCGGAAATCGCCCACGTTCAAGGAAGCCCCGATCTCCCACGATTTCCGTTTCGTACGTGAATTGGACACAACAGCCCAGAAGAAGTACTACGACTTCGACATCGAGAACTCGCCACGAGACCTCGAAATCTGGACAGGACGATCGTTCAACATATGGACGCCGGGAACGGGGGATCTCTACGCTAAGGCGTGGAGAAAAGAGATTGAGGACTTCCTACAAACCCGCAGGATAAGGCAAATCCAACGCCAAGACGGAGCTTTCAGCGGATTCTCACCAGGCTGGGCACAAGACCCCAACACGCTACCGCTTGCACATCCGCGGATCGCTTTTCGGGATGTTGCGCGCGCGACTGACACTCGCACGTTCCTCGTCTGCCTCCTCCCAGGGGATGTAGCCCTGGTAGAGAAAGCGCCCTATCTTTTCAATCGCACTGGTGACCCCATGCAAGAAGCATTACTTCTGGGAGTCTTGAGCAGTAGACCATTCGATTGGAACGCGAGAAGAGTTATCGAGAACAAAGTCTCCCTAGGAATTCTGAATTCGCTCCCCGTCCCCGAAATGGACCCCACCGGTGTTCTCGAGACCAGACTGATTGAGAATTCAGGGCGTTTAGCGGCAGTAGATGACCGCTTCACTGAGTGGGCAGCTGCGGTGGGAGTCGGTGTAGCTACAGCAAATGATGCTGCTGTGAAATCTGCACTGATTGCGGAGAATGATGCGATCGTGGCCAAGCTCTATGGCCTCACAGCAGACCAGCTGAAAGTGTTGTTCCACACGTTCCACATCGGGTGGGACTATGAGGACGATCTAGCCCGAACGCTCGAATACTTCGAGGCATTGGAAGACTAA
- a CDS encoding molybdopterin molybdotransferase MoeA has translation MSRTPEQHLAAVQKLVGTRPTVTLPLVEAARAKAVSSADVAAQFDSPRFDNSQMDGYALSVEHVAATPGQFRVGATIPAGTDPDVVYPEGITNAIVPIMTGAKVPHGTAAIVPVEHCTPGIFAAEGEFIRVPPTPHGQFVRQRGSDIQAGATIVPAGTTVTAPVVATLASQSITEVEVTRPARLVTVTGGAEIGTGIGTAGTSDSGAAVIPDANAPLMQVMAHHHGMEVVGHVRTNDDPAALTRDLEQAVATYSPDAIVTSGGISAGKFEVIRQVLEPADWFGHVDQQPGGPQGLSTISSTPVICLPGNPVSTLVSFRLYVAPVLGQAPEAVEAVLTEEVTGLPGRDQFLRGQLRLEGARVHATPVGGAGSHLISQAVPADCLIRVPMSSTIQAGGRVMVYEL, from the coding sequence ATGTCGCGCACACCGGAACAACACCTTGCGGCGGTCCAAAAGCTTGTTGGCACGCGCCCAACAGTGACCCTTCCGTTGGTTGAAGCCGCACGTGCGAAGGCTGTGAGCTCGGCGGATGTTGCTGCGCAGTTTGATTCACCGCGCTTTGATAACTCGCAAATGGATGGTTACGCGCTGTCTGTGGAGCATGTGGCTGCCACGCCGGGTCAATTTCGCGTGGGTGCCACGATTCCCGCTGGTACAGACCCGGACGTGGTGTATCCCGAGGGGATTACTAACGCGATAGTACCGATCATGACCGGCGCGAAGGTCCCGCACGGCACCGCAGCGATCGTACCGGTGGAGCATTGCACCCCGGGCATCTTCGCCGCGGAGGGTGAATTTATTCGGGTCCCGCCCACCCCACACGGCCAGTTCGTGCGGCAGCGCGGCTCTGATATTCAGGCGGGTGCCACGATCGTTCCGGCGGGCACGACAGTGACTGCGCCGGTGGTGGCCACGCTTGCCAGCCAGTCCATCACTGAAGTGGAGGTCACCCGCCCGGCGCGCCTGGTCACTGTGACTGGTGGCGCGGAAATCGGTACGGGAATCGGTACGGCTGGCACGAGCGATAGTGGCGCTGCCGTCATCCCCGATGCGAATGCCCCGCTTATGCAGGTGATGGCCCACCATCACGGCATGGAGGTGGTAGGCCATGTGCGCACTAATGATGACCCGGCAGCGCTCACGCGCGATCTTGAACAGGCAGTGGCCACATATTCCCCTGATGCGATTGTGACCTCCGGCGGTATTAGTGCGGGTAAGTTCGAGGTGATCCGCCAGGTGCTTGAGCCTGCCGACTGGTTTGGGCATGTGGACCAGCAGCCCGGTGGCCCGCAGGGCTTATCGACGATCAGCTCTACCCCTGTGATCTGTTTGCCCGGTAACCCGGTGTCTACCCTGGTGAGTTTCCGGCTGTATGTTGCACCGGTGTTGGGCCAGGCCCCCGAAGCGGTGGAAGCGGTGCTGACCGAGGAGGTCACCGGTTTGCCTGGCCGCGACCAGTTCCTGCGCGGCCAACTGCGCCTCGAAGGGGCTCGGGTGCACGCAACCCCGGTAGGTGGGGCGGGTTCGCACCTGATTTCCCAGGCCGTGCCTGCTGATTGTTTAATCCGGGTGCCCATGTCTTCAACCATCCAGGCCGGCGGGCGCGTGATGGTGTATGAACTTTAG
- a CDS encoding MogA/MoaB family molybdenum cofactor biosynthesis protein, whose protein sequence is MRTGLVIVSSTRASQGVYEDKSGPIAVEFLRSQGYDTPDALVVADKDMKATIDEVFSRSELPNVILTSGGTGITPDDRTVEHVTPYIEREIPGIVYAFWNEGMKNVPTAVISRAVAGVTGQTFVMTLPGSRGGVKDGCAVLEPLLVHISEMLEGKHEH, encoded by the coding sequence ATGCGTACTGGTTTAGTGATTGTCTCGTCGACACGTGCCTCTCAGGGGGTGTATGAGGACAAGTCGGGCCCCATTGCCGTGGAGTTTTTACGCTCGCAGGGCTATGACACCCCGGATGCGCTCGTGGTGGCGGACAAAGATATGAAGGCAACTATCGACGAGGTTTTTTCGCGTTCTGAGCTACCGAATGTGATTCTTACCTCGGGTGGTACGGGGATCACTCCGGATGATCGCACGGTCGAACATGTCACCCCCTATATTGAGCGGGAAATTCCTGGCATTGTTTATGCGTTTTGGAATGAAGGAATGAAAAATGTGCCAACAGCGGTGATCTCCCGCGCCGTCGCGGGTGTGACAGGGCAGACATTTGTGATGACGTTGCCTGGTTCCCGCGGTGGTGTCAAAGATGGTTGCGCCGTATTGGAACCGCTGTTGGTGCACATCAGCGAGATGTTGGAAGGAAAACATGAGCACTAA